One region of Alphaproteobacteria bacterium genomic DNA includes:
- a CDS encoding phosphoserine transaminase: protein MTDKPGRKSAMPRFSSGPCAKRPGWSLRALEDALVGRSHRASDARARLVEVIDLSRELLGLPADWRLGIVPASDTGAFEMAMWSLLGARGVDVLAWESFGKGWVGDIVSQLKLDDVRKLEADYGTLPDLSQVLPERDVVFTWNGTTSGVRVPNGDWISDDREGLVLCDATSAVFAMDLPWDKLDVVTWSWQKVLGGEGQHGMLALSPRAVVRLQTYTPAWPLPKIFRLTKGGKLMEGIFKGETINTPSMLCVEDVLDALRWAKSLGGSVVLVARSEKNLARIAAWVAKTDWVEFLAADPAVRSPTSVCLKIVDPWFSGLDETAQRAFAKSIAAVLAREGVAFDIAAYRDAPPGLRIWAGATIETDDIDALLPWLDWAFAEACAAA from the coding sequence ATGACAGATAAACCGGGCCGCAAGTCGGCCATGCCCCGCTTCTCCTCGGGGCCCTGCGCCAAGCGCCCGGGATGGTCGCTTCGGGCGCTCGAAGATGCCTTGGTCGGCCGCTCGCACAGGGCCAGCGACGCTAGGGCGCGTCTCGTCGAGGTGATCGACCTGAGCCGCGAGCTTCTCGGGCTGCCAGCCGATTGGCGCCTCGGCATCGTGCCAGCGTCGGATACCGGCGCCTTTGAGATGGCCATGTGGTCGCTGCTTGGCGCGCGCGGCGTCGACGTGCTGGCCTGGGAGAGCTTTGGAAAGGGCTGGGTCGGCGATATCGTCTCGCAATTAAAGCTAGATGACGTCCGCAAGCTTGAGGCCGATTATGGCACCCTACCGGACCTGTCACAGGTTTTGCCAGAGCGCGATGTAGTCTTCACCTGGAACGGTACTACCTCCGGTGTACGCGTGCCCAACGGTGACTGGATATCTGACGACCGCGAGGGCCTGGTGTTGTGCGATGCCACGTCCGCCGTCTTCGCCATGGATCTGCCTTGGGACAAGCTCGACGTGGTGACCTGGTCGTGGCAGAAGGTACTCGGTGGTGAAGGCCAGCACGGCATGCTGGCGCTCAGCCCCCGGGCGGTGGTGCGCTTGCAGACCTACACACCGGCCTGGCCGCTGCCGAAGATCTTCCGCCTCACCAAAGGCGGCAAACTGATGGAGGGGATCTTCAAGGGCGAGACCATCAACACGCCGTCTATGCTCTGCGTTGAGGATGTGCTCGATGCCCTACGCTGGGCTAAGTCTCTTGGCGGTAGCGTGGTACTGGTGGCGCGCAGCGAGAAAAATCTCGCGCGCATTGCGGCTTGGGTAGCAAAGACAGACTGGGTCGAATTCCTCGCTGCCGACCCGGCTGTGCGCTCGCCTACCTCGGTCTGTCTCAAGATTGTTGATCCCTGGTTCTCTGGGCTCGACGAGACGGCCCAGCGCGCTTTTGCCAAGAGTATCGCCGCGGTGTTGGCGCGCGAAGGCGTCGCCTTCGATATCGCCGCCTATCGCGACGCCCCGCCGGGTTTGCGTATCTGGGCCGGTGCTACCATCGAAACCGACGACATCGATGCCCTGCTGCCATGGCTCGACTGGGCTTTCGCCGAGGCCTGTGCGGCCGCCTAA
- a CDS encoding DsbA family protein produces MTLTVALYWSFRSPYSYLATGRLVDLANTWDLDVAVHVVSPIAIRDPAFFERVDPLMPSYVVRDSHRVAEHAGIPFRWPQPDPVVMDMRTRAIAAEQPYIHRLNRLGVAATEMGRGLAYLDEVSRVIWTGDVDNWQEGEHLARAARRAGLDPAALEAAAGEHLDAVLVTNEAELTAAGHWGVPTLVFNGEPFFGQDRLDLLLWRLQQSGLEKRA; encoded by the coding sequence ATGACTTTGACCGTCGCGCTCTACTGGTCCTTCCGCAGCCCCTACTCGTACCTCGCGACGGGGCGCCTCGTGGATCTTGCGAATACCTGGGACCTCGATGTGGCTGTGCATGTTGTGAGCCCCATTGCCATTCGTGATCCCGCCTTCTTTGAGCGCGTCGATCCCCTGATGCCGTCCTATGTGGTACGCGATTCACACCGTGTCGCCGAGCATGCCGGCATACCCTTCCGCTGGCCGCAGCCCGATCCTGTCGTGATGGACATGCGGACCCGCGCCATCGCTGCCGAGCAACCTTACATCCATCGTCTCAATCGCCTGGGCGTGGCGGCGACCGAGATGGGCCGGGGCCTCGCTTATCTCGACGAGGTTTCGCGTGTTATCTGGACCGGCGATGTCGATAACTGGCAGGAGGGGGAGCACTTGGCCCGCGCCGCGCGCCGCGCCGGTCTTGATCCGGCTGCTTTGGAGGCTGCTGCCGGCGAGCATCTTGACGCCGTTCTCGTCACCAACGAGGCGGAACTGACCGCTGCTGGCCACTGGGGCGTGCCGACCCTGGTCTTTAACGGTGAGCCCTTCTTCGGCCAGGACCGGCTAGATTTGCTGCTCTGGCGCTTGCAGCAGAGTGGGCTGGAAAAGCGCGCGTGA
- the thiD gene encoding bifunctional hydroxymethylpyrimidine kinase/phosphomethylpyrimidine kinase translates to MKGRVLAIAGSDSGGGAGIQADIKTITALNAYAATAVTALTAQNTQGVHAIHGVPESFIAEQIRVVLEDIGADAVKIGMLHRPGIIAVVARCLRELVPGMPVIVDPVMVAKGGAKLLHDDAHQALVDELLPLATVLTPNVPEAEALSGMTIADEAGMAAAAVRLRDMGASAVLMKGGHMVGEAVVDLLLDGCGRHHFTAPRLDTRHTHGTGCTLASAIAAGIAQGLPLTAAVARAHAYVHAAILRAPGFGQGHGPLNHAHPLEVAS, encoded by the coding sequence TTGAAGGGACGCGTATTGGCTATTGCCGGGTCAGACTCGGGTGGAGGCGCGGGAATCCAGGCCGATATCAAGACCATCACCGCGCTCAACGCCTATGCCGCGACGGCAGTGACCGCGCTGACAGCGCAGAACACGCAAGGCGTCCATGCAATCCATGGCGTGCCGGAAAGCTTTATTGCTGAGCAGATCCGTGTCGTACTTGAGGACATCGGCGCCGATGCCGTCAAGATCGGCATGCTGCACCGTCCCGGCATCATCGCCGTCGTGGCCCGCTGCCTGCGGGAGTTGGTGCCCGGTATGCCCGTGATCGTCGATCCGGTGATGGTCGCCAAGGGCGGGGCCAAACTACTTCACGATGACGCCCACCAGGCATTGGTCGACGAGTTGTTGCCGCTCGCCACCGTTCTCACGCCCAATGTGCCCGAAGCCGAGGCGTTGAGCGGCATGACCATCGCCGATGAGGCCGGCATGGCTGCAGCCGCAGTACGTTTGCGCGATATGGGGGCGAGCGCCGTGCTCATGAAAGGTGGGCACATGGTGGGCGAGGCTGTCGTCGACCTGCTCTTAGACGGCTGCGGCCGGCACCACTTTACGGCCCCGCGGCTTGACACCCGGCATACCCATGGCACCGGCTGTACGCTGGCCTCTGCTATTGCCGCAGGTATCGCACAGGGCCTGCCACTTACGGCCGCGGTGGCGCGTGCCCATGCCTATGTTCACGCTGCGATCTTGAGGGCTCCGGGCTTCGGCCAGGGCCACGGGCCGCTCAACCATGCCCATCCCCTTGAGGTTGCCTCATGA
- the glmM gene encoding phosphoglucosamine mutase: MTRRLFGTDGVRGRANTEPMTATTALRLGMAAGRVFTRGKHRHSVVIGKDTRLSGYMIEPALTSGFVSMGMNVILVGPLPTPAIGMLTRSLRADLGVMISASHNPFHDNGIKLFGPDGYKLLDATEVEIEACMENGSDDALAAPTDLGRAHRLDDAPGRYIESAKQSFPKGMMLDGLKVVLDCANGAAYRVAPTVLWELGAEVETLGVAPDGFNINLDCGSTAPEAMCARVVQCGADFGIALDGDADRLAMCDEAGRLIDGDQLLALIAGHLHGHGVLRGGGVVATLMSNLGLERHLEARGLHLARTQVGDRYVVEHMRAHGYNFGGEQSGHLILADHATTGDGLIAALQALAMFKEAQAPASAAAHCFEPLPQVAESVACAGAAVLEVGSVTEAVREAEASLAGSGRLVLRMSGTEPKARVMAEGEDEATVAAAVAEVAAAITEANR; the protein is encoded by the coding sequence ATGACACGCAGGCTTTTCGGCACTGACGGCGTCCGCGGCCGCGCCAATACCGAGCCCATGACCGCGACCACCGCGCTCAGACTCGGCATGGCGGCGGGCCGGGTCTTCACCCGCGGAAAGCACCGCCACAGCGTGGTCATCGGCAAGGACACGCGGCTATCGGGCTACATGATCGAGCCGGCATTGACGTCGGGCTTCGTCTCAATGGGCATGAACGTGATCCTGGTCGGGCCACTGCCGACACCCGCCATCGGCATGCTTACGCGCTCGCTGCGCGCCGATCTTGGGGTGATGATCTCGGCTTCGCACAATCCTTTCCACGATAATGGCATCAAGCTATTTGGTCCCGATGGCTACAAGCTTTTGGACGCCACCGAGGTGGAGATCGAGGCGTGCATGGAGAATGGCAGCGATGACGCGCTCGCGGCGCCAACCGACCTCGGGCGCGCGCACCGCCTTGACGACGCGCCCGGCCGTTATATCGAATCCGCCAAGCAGAGCTTCCCCAAGGGCATGATGCTCGACGGCCTCAAGGTCGTGCTTGACTGCGCCAACGGCGCCGCTTACCGCGTGGCCCCCACCGTACTTTGGGAGCTCGGCGCCGAGGTGGAGACACTCGGCGTCGCGCCGGACGGCTTCAACATTAACCTGGACTGCGGTTCGACTGCGCCTGAGGCAATGTGCGCCCGCGTGGTCCAATGTGGAGCCGATTTTGGCATCGCCCTCGACGGTGACGCTGATCGCTTGGCGATGTGCGACGAGGCAGGCAGGCTCATAGACGGCGATCAACTGCTGGCCCTTATAGCAGGCCACCTGCATGGCCACGGCGTGCTCAGGGGCGGCGGCGTGGTGGCGACGCTGATGTCCAATCTGGGTCTAGAGCGGCATCTAGAAGCGCGGGGACTGCATCTCGCGCGCACCCAGGTTGGTGATCGCTACGTGGTCGAACATATGCGCGCCCATGGCTACAATTTCGGCGGAGAGCAGTCGGGTCATCTGATCCTGGCCGACCACGCCACTACCGGCGATGGGCTGATCGCAGCCTTGCAGGCACTGGCGATGTTTAAGGAAGCGCAGGCTCCGGCGAGCGCTGCCGCGCATTGTTTTGAGCCCCTGCCGCAAGTCGCCGAGAGCGTCGCCTGTGCCGGTGCGGCGGTACTTGAGGTCGGAAGTGTGACCGAGGCGGTGCGCGAAGCAGAAGCCTCGCTCGCCGGTTCTGGGCGACTGGTGTTGCGCATGTCCGGCACCGAGCCCAAGGCGCGGGTAATGGCGGAAGGCGAAGATGAGGCCACGGTTGCCGCGGCCGTAGCCGAGGTTGCCGCAGCGATAACGGAGGCGAATCGTTGA
- a CDS encoding SDR family oxidoreductase — MAIADYETALVTGASAGIGAATVRALAAKGLAVTAVARRADRLEALAVETGCTPLALDLTDTKALNEALRGREVDVLVNNAGLGRGMASFLEASAEDIDLTISTNVIAFLHVIHAVAPNMVARKTGHMVNIGSIAGLYPLQSPIYGASKGAVRLASQNLRIDLEGSGVRLTEICPGRVVTEFLVQASGEEAARDIYGQFDELQPEDIADAIVYAVDAPWRVNVSTIEIVPTEQIIGGIHTTRVER, encoded by the coding sequence ATGGCGATTGCGGACTACGAAACGGCGCTGGTAACGGGCGCCTCGGCTGGAATCGGGGCGGCGACGGTGCGCGCGCTTGCAGCGAAGGGTCTGGCCGTGACTGCGGTGGCGCGGCGCGCCGACCGGCTCGAGGCGCTGGCGGTGGAGACAGGCTGCACACCGCTTGCGCTTGATCTAACCGACACCAAGGCACTCAACGAGGCCTTGCGTGGGCGAGAGGTCGACGTGCTAGTCAATAACGCGGGCCTCGGGCGCGGCATGGCGAGCTTCCTCGAGGCTAGCGCCGAAGATATAGACCTCACCATCTCAACCAACGTTATCGCCTTCCTGCACGTGATCCATGCCGTGGCGCCCAACATGGTGGCACGCAAGACAGGCCACATGGTCAATATCGGCTCGATCGCCGGACTCTATCCCTTGCAATCGCCAATCTATGGTGCCTCGAAGGGCGCGGTGCGGCTGGCCTCGCAGAACCTGCGCATCGACCTCGAAGGTTCGGGTGTGCGCCTGACCGAAATCTGTCCCGGGCGTGTTGTAACCGAGTTCCTGGTCCAGGCCTCGGGTGAGGAGGCCGCGCGCGACATCTACGGTCAATTCGACGAGCTGCAGCCAGAGGACATCGCCGATGCCATCGTCTATGCCGTGGATGCGCCGTGGCGGGTCAATGTCTCAACCATCGAGATCGTGCCTACCGAGCAGATCATCGGCGGCATTCACACCACGCGAGTCGAGCGCTAA
- a CDS encoding DUF1330 domain-containing protein yields MSVYMIADATVNDPEAYKAYLKAAPQFVKKYGGEYLVRGGTVLAQHGEWNPERVLLFRFPSQQAIEDFMADPDYQPWKELRERITTPHSMLIIEGIKKGEV; encoded by the coding sequence ATGTCCGTTTATATGATTGCCGACGCAACGGTAAACGATCCTGAAGCCTACAAGGCCTATCTTAAGGCGGCACCCCAATTTGTGAAGAAATATGGCGGCGAATATCTCGTGCGCGGCGGCACGGTGCTGGCGCAGCACGGCGAGTGGAATCCGGAGCGCGTCCTGCTCTTCCGCTTTCCCAGCCAACAAGCAATCGAGGATTTCATGGCCGATCCTGACTATCAGCCGTGGAAGGAATTGCGCGAGCGCATCACCACGCCGCACAGCATGCTGATCATCGAAGGCATCAAGAAAGGTGAGGTGTAA
- a CDS encoding glutathione S-transferase N-terminal domain-containing protein: MIDLHYWPTPNAKKVTILLEECGMPYNIVPCHIGRGDQFVDDFLRISPNNRMPAMVDHEPDNGGEPIALFESGAIMMYIAEKAGKFYPQNLRGRHEVNQWLMWQMANQGPKTGERGHFRRLGDDHGDQSYAVTRFTNEINRLYGVLNIRLYDRAYVAGNEYTIADMICYPWTVGWKIQDQNIDEFKYFKRWFEELSERPAVARGLAVGADLPEDPATLSDEEKVRRHKLMYNQRARPAPA; the protein is encoded by the coding sequence ATGATCGATCTGCATTACTGGCCGACTCCTAACGCCAAGAAGGTCACCATCCTGCTCGAGGAATGCGGGATGCCTTACAACATAGTGCCCTGCCATATTGGCCGCGGCGACCAGTTCGTTGACGATTTCCTGCGCATCTCGCCAAACAACCGTATGCCGGCCATGGTGGACCATGAGCCGGACAACGGCGGTGAGCCGATCGCGCTGTTCGAATCGGGTGCCATCATGATGTACATCGCCGAGAAGGCGGGGAAGTTCTATCCCCAGAATCTCCGCGGGCGCCACGAGGTTAACCAGTGGCTCATGTGGCAGATGGCAAACCAGGGACCGAAGACCGGCGAGCGCGGCCATTTTCGGCGCCTCGGCGACGACCATGGTGACCAGTCTTACGCCGTGACCCGCTTCACCAACGAGATAAACCGGCTTTATGGCGTGCTAAACATTCGTCTCTACGATCGAGCATATGTGGCCGGCAACGAGTACACCATCGCCGACATGATCTGCTATCCCTGGACCGTCGGCTGGAAAATCCAGGACCAGAACATCGACGAGTTCAAATATTTCAAGCGCTGGTTCGAGGAGCTCTCGGAACGTCCTGCCGTGGCGCGTGGCCTCGCCGTGGGCGCAGACCTACCAGAGGATCCGGCCACATTGTCAGACGAGGAAAAGGTGCGACGGCACAAACTGATGTACAACCAGCGCGCCCGCCCAGCACCCGCCTAA
- a CDS encoding FAD-dependent oxidoreductase, whose amino-acid sequence MSSDNLTNSIGDQQGIEIFDDGGRRGKRPAPARTIAEAARETPVFAETDVLVVGGGPAGTAAAIAAGRIGADVMLVERYNHLGGLSTGGLVIWIDRMTDWSGTQVIRGLAHDLMDRLPAEALQGPPSADWGSRDAATAAYWTQRTAAYHGIVTWSPTVDPEALKTLSMTMVQEQKVDLLLHAWATEPIVEDGVMRGAIFESKAGRWAVLAKVVVDTTGDADLLARAGAPFESDIDESDIHHCVNTAFLLGGVDIARWLAFRADDPDGFKALMARGRDTVGSFEKPFPGWRNDVALFMGPRLSGYSAVDVDDLTEVELRSRRLTVAHVEFYREHAPGFEGAYLMLGAPQVGVRHSRRLAADAKVTRAQWDEGKVWDDEIGVSTSLSPKFPNVSVPYASLLPTGLKGVLGAGRHIACDASSHSFLREVPQCWLTGQAAGIAAALAANASIAPHVLDARLVQRELLRQGAYLSPSVEANAGLSTAAE is encoded by the coding sequence ATGTCCAGCGACAATCTGACCAACAGTATCGGCGACCAGCAAGGCATCGAGATTTTCGACGACGGTGGGCGGCGAGGGAAACGCCCCGCTCCTGCGCGCACAATAGCAGAGGCGGCGCGCGAGACCCCCGTCTTCGCCGAGACGGACGTGCTCGTGGTCGGTGGCGGGCCGGCTGGCACGGCAGCAGCAATCGCCGCCGGGCGTATAGGCGCCGACGTCATGCTGGTGGAGCGCTACAACCACCTCGGCGGCCTTTCGACCGGTGGGCTGGTGATCTGGATCGACCGCATGACTGACTGGAGTGGCACACAGGTTATCCGCGGTCTCGCCCACGACCTCATGGACCGGTTGCCGGCGGAAGCCTTGCAAGGCCCGCCGTCCGCCGACTGGGGCTCGCGCGATGCCGCCACCGCTGCCTACTGGACACAGCGGACCGCCGCCTATCACGGCATCGTCACCTGGTCGCCAACCGTGGATCCTGAGGCGCTCAAGACCTTGTCGATGACCATGGTACAGGAGCAGAAGGTCGACCTGCTGCTGCACGCCTGGGCGACAGAACCGATCGTCGAGGATGGCGTGATGCGCGGCGCCATCTTTGAGAGTAAGGCCGGCCGTTGGGCGGTCCTCGCCAAGGTCGTTGTTGACACTACGGGCGATGCGGATCTGCTGGCACGCGCCGGTGCACCGTTTGAATCCGATATCGACGAGAGCGACATCCACCATTGCGTCAACACTGCTTTTTTGCTCGGCGGCGTCGATATTGCGCGCTGGCTTGCCTTTCGCGCCGACGATCCGGACGGCTTTAAGGCACTGATGGCGCGCGGGCGCGACACCGTGGGCTCATTCGAGAAGCCTTTCCCGGGTTGGCGCAATGATGTGGCTTTGTTTATGGGGCCGCGGCTGTCGGGCTATTCGGCAGTGGACGTAGACGACTTAACGGAAGTGGAGTTGCGTTCGCGCAGGCTCACGGTTGCACATGTCGAGTTCTACCGTGAGCACGCGCCGGGCTTCGAGGGTGCCTACCTCATGCTCGGTGCGCCGCAGGTCGGCGTGCGCCACAGCCGGCGCCTCGCCGCCGACGCCAAGGTGACGCGTGCGCAGTGGGACGAAGGCAAGGTGTGGGACGACGAAATCGGCGTCTCCACCTCGCTTTCACCTAAGTTTCCCAACGTCTCGGTCCCCTATGCTTCCCTGCTGCCGACAGGGCTGAAGGGGGTGCTCGGCGCCGGCCGCCACATCGCCTGCGATGCCAGCTCGCATTCTTTTCTACGTGAGGTGCCGCAATGCTGGCTGACAGGCCAGGCGGCTGGCATTGCTGCGGCGCTCGCCGCCAATGCCAGCATCGCGCCGCACGTGCTCGATGCGCGCCTCGTACAACGCGAGCTGCTGCGCCAGGGCGCCTATCTATCGCCGTCCGTGGAGGCGAATGCGGGCCTTTCGACGGCCGCGGAGTAG